One Gossypium raimondii isolate GPD5lz chromosome 3, ASM2569854v1, whole genome shotgun sequence genomic window carries:
- the LOC128039885 gene encoding endochitinase-like has product MRAPALSFCSNALPGSAMQCEKQSCSATAMFPTAQWCCRGANNDNYRHKKISFRSYCNKSDAGCGCGCGGGSDGGGGLSSIVTREVFEEMLPYRNDPRCPAAGFYTYEALIAAAKAYPAFAATGDDATRKREVAAFFGQTSHETAAGRGRNPPGGPFVWGYCYNKEVKPLSEYCDGTNPQFPCVPGQKYYGRGPIQLTWNYNYGQFGAAIGKEKELLENPDLLLTDASLAFQSALWFWMTPQRSMPSCHDVIVGAWMPSARDKAAGRFPGYGVITNIINGGQCGRGRNAAGEDRIGFYKRYCDMFGVDCGDYLDCYNQKDFRKDFLY; this is encoded by the exons atgagaGCTCCAGCCTTGTCATTTTGCTCTAATGCACTCCCAGGCTCAGCTATGCAGTGTGAAAAGCAATCTTGTAGTGCCACTGCCATGTTTCCAACAGCCCAATGGTGTTGCCGTGGCGCCAATAATGATAATTACCGCCACAAGAAAATTAGTTTCCGAAGCTACTGCAACAAAAGCGACGCCGGTTGTGGTTGCGGTTGCGGCGGCGGAAGTGACGGTGGAGGTGGACTGAGCAGCATTGTAACAAGAGAAGTGTTTGAAGAGATGCTCCCGTATAGAAACGATCCTCGTTGCCCTGCCGCTGGGTTCTATACCTATGAAGCTTTAATTGCAGCTGCAAAGGCTTACCCTGCTTTTGCTGCGACCGGCGATGATGCTACTCGCAAGAGGGAAGTTGCTGCTTTCTTCGGCCAAACATCGCATGAAACTGCTG CTGGGCGAGGGAGGAACCCACCAGGAGGTCCATTTGTATGGGGATACTGCTATAATAAAGAAGTAAAGCCACTTTCAGAATATTGCGATGGGACAAACCCACAATTCCCATGTGTTCCTGGTCAAAAATACTATGGTCGAGGCCCCATACAACTTACTTG gAACTACAACTATGGTCAATTTGGAGCAGCCATTGGGAAGGAAAAGGAGTTGTTAGAGAACCCAGATCTGTTATTAACCGATGCCTCATTGGCCTTCCAGTCTGCATTATGGTTTTGGATGACTCCACAAAGGTCAATGCCTTCTTGCCACGATGTGATCGTCGGAGCATGGATGCCTTCAGCTAGGGACAAGGCGGCAGGTCGGTTTCCAGGGTATGGAGTGATTACGAATATCATCAATGGAGGTCAATGCGGTCGGGGTCGGAATGCGGCGGGTGAGGACCGCATTGGGTTCTATAAGAGGTATTGTGACATGTTTGGAGTTGATTGCGGCGACTATCTTGATTGCTACAATCAGAAGGATTTTAGAaaggattttttatattaa
- the LOC105795441 gene encoding endochitinase, with amino-acid sequence MRLHTLLFSSLFLSYAVVLATAVQCGEEAGGALCPGGICCSRWGYCGTTDSYCLEENGCQLNCTDGDSGGGGGGGGGGGGGGSSGDGGALGDIISSELFEEMLPYRNDPRCPAANFYTYDAFIAAAKLYPDFAATGDNDTRKREVAAFLGQTSHETTGGWDGAPGGRYAWGYCFNEEVGCPAGYCEYNPNYPCYPGVNYCGRGPMQLSWNYNYGQFGESIGQKEELLQHPEVLKTNVTLSFMSAFWFWMTAQPPKPSCHSVITGEWIPSANDVAAGRLPGYGVTTNIINGGLECGHGPDSRVESRIKFYERYCDILGVSYGPDLDCYNQRPFSWGLLVESI; translated from the exons ATGAGATTACATACGTTGTTATTTTCTTCATTGTTTTTATCCTATGCGGTGGTTCTAGCCACAGCTGTGCAATGTGGTGAGGAAGCCGGTGGTGCTTTATGTCCTGGTGGCATATGTTGTAGCAGATGGGGCTATTGTGGCACCACTGACAGCTACTGCCTCGAGGAAAATGGTTGTCAACTTAATTGCACTGATGGTGACTCTGGTGGTGGTGGCGGTGGCGGTGGCGGCGGAGGAGGCGGTGGCAGCAGCGGTGACGGTGGTGCACTTGGTGACATTATATCGAGTGAACTGTTTGAAGAGATGCTGCCATATAGGAACGATCCTCGTTGCCCAGCCGCTAACTTCTACACCTACGATGCTTTCATAGCTGCCGCAAAGTTGTATCCGGACTTTGCGGCGACCGGGGATAACGACACTCGGAAAAGGGAAGTTGCTGCTTTCTTAGGCCAAACTTCCCACGAAACTACTg GTGGATGGGACGGTGCACCCGGTGGTCGATATGCATGGGGATATTGCTTCAATGAGGAAGTAGGTTGCCCTGCAGGTTATTGCGAATATAACCCAAATTATCCATGTTATCCTGGTGTAAACTATTGTGGCCGCGGTCCCATGCAACTTTCTTG GAACTATAACTATGGCCAATTTGGAGAATCCATAGGACAGAAGGAGGAGCTTTTACAACACCCTGAGGTGCTGAAAACCAATGTTACATTGTCCTTCATGTCTGCTTTCTGGTTCTGGATGACTGCACAACCCCCGAAGCCATCGTGCCACAGTGTGATCACCGGAGAGTGGATACCTTCCGCTAACGACGTAGCCGCTGGTCGGCTTCCAGGGTACGGTGTGACCACAAATATTATCAATGGCGGCTTGGAATGTGGTCATGGTCCAGACTCTAGGGTAGAGAGTCGAATTAAGTTCTATGAAAGGTACTGTGACATTCTTGGAGTTAGCTATGGCCCCGACCTTGATTGCTACAATCAGAGGCCTTTCAGCTGGGGCCTCTTAGTGGAGTCTATATAG
- the LOC105795440 gene encoding protein ALTERED PHOSPHATE STARVATION RESPONSE 1, with the protein MGCSSSKLDDLPAVSLCRERCSFLDEAIQQRFALAEAHVAYFASLKLFGQSLNSFIEYDPEASLEAPPPPSPPSDKDKAVDQVDGGSSSPKKNVVSHRHSHSNSGSHLQFHSDSDEDDSGASLHHSGHSSPLHDGGGGGHIEYIHQNYPNYGGFESGSFPNGFMHMNFMKKQPMPSIVYEQRPMNPETVYMGESSSPSSYYPYFNDNPSSYLNPGYRNYGGFSNYSSYPAPGYDSSLQQPSTAAVGAVASSSKPPPPPPSPPRASAWDFLNPFEIYENYNRPYTPSRDSREVREEEGIPDLEDEDYLHEAVKEVHGGGGGSGGSGGGSGGGYSKSPVEAEDGKVASNEAEAARQSDGMENERVEYEVHVVDKKVVDNERAEECGNGSGTVPRNAFEVAKEIEVQFVRASESANEIAKLLEVGTLHYQHKHGSKMLLLVQPSLTDNTDPALLDFDEELARKPKSLSSTLQKLYLWEKKLYNEVKAEEKIRVAYDKKSRKLKRLDERGAEATKVDSTRNIIRSLSTKLRIAIQVVDKISVTINKIRDDELWPLLNELIEGLSRMWKCMLKCHRNQYEVIREAKALGSIGSRKKLSDDHLTATLQLEHELISWALRFSRWIGAQKGYVRALNNWLLKCLYYEPEVTDDGIAPFSPSRVGAPLIFVICNQWSQTMDRISEREVVNSMRIFAMSLFQLWEHDKSEMHRRMMTNKDLERRGMNLDREDQKLQKEIQALDKQMVLVSGDGNSLSVSGHVVYQSETSSGNLQGSLQRIFEAMEKFSSESSKAYEELLQRVEERTGQERERVS; encoded by the exons ATGGGATGCTCTAGTTCCAAGTTAGATGATTTACCAGCAGTTTCTCTTTGTAGAGAAAGATGTAGTTTTCTAGATGAAGCGATTCAACAAAGATTTGCTTTAGCTGAGGCTCATGTTGCTTATTTTGCTTCTTTGAAGTTGTTTGGTCAGTCTTTGAATAGTTTTATTGAGTATGATCCGGAAGCCTCTTTAGAGGCGCCTCCGCCGCCTTCTCCGCCGTCTGATAAAGATAAAGCGGTGGATCAGGTTGACGGTGGGTCGAGTTCACCGAAAAAGAATGTTGTTTCTCACCGCCATTCTCATTCAAATTCTGGGTCTCATCTACAGTTCCATTCCGATTCAGATGAGGATGATTCCGGTGCGTCTTTGCATCATTCGGGTCATTCTTCACCTTTACACGACGGCGGCGGCGGTGGTCATATAGAGTATATTCACCAAAATTATCCCAATTATGGAGGTTTTGAATCTGGGTCATTTCCAAATGGGTTTATGCATATGAATTTCATGAAGAAACAGCCAATGCCGTCTATTGTTTATGAACAAAGGCCTATGAATCCAGAGACTGTTTATATGGGTGAATCTTCATCTCCTTCTTCTTATTATCCTTATTTTAATGATAATCCTAGTTCATACCTTAATCCGGGTTACCGAAATTACGGTGGTTTCAGTAATTATTCTTCTTATCCGGCGCCTGGTTATGATTCTTCACTGCAACAGCCGTCGACAGCGGCGGTGGGGGCTGTGGCGTCATCCTCCAAACCACCGCCGCCTCCACCTTCACCTCCCAGAGCTTCAGCTTGGGATTTTTTGAACCCTTTTGAGATTTATGAGAACTACAATCGTCCTTATACACCAAGTAGGGATTCAAGGGAGGTAAGGGAAGAGGAAGGGATACCTGATTTAGAAGATGAAGATTATCTACATGAAGCAGTTAAAGAAGTGCATGGAGGCGGCGGTGGCAGTGGCGGCAGCGGTGGCGGCAGCGGTGGCGGGTATTCGAAGTCTCCGGTCGAAGCCGAAGATGGGAAAGTTGCAAGTAATGAAGCAGAGGCGGCGAGGCAGAGTGATGGGATGGAAAATGAGAGAGTGGAATATGAAGTTCATGTGGTGGATAAGAAAGTTGTGGACAATGAGAGGGCCGAGGAATGTGGCAATGGATCAGGAACCGTTCCGAGGAATGCTTTCGAGGTGGCTAAAGAGATAGAGGTTCAGTTCGTGAGAGCTTCGGAGTCGGCCAATGAAATTGCCAAGCTGCTCGAAGTCGGAACACTTCATTATCAGCACAAACATG GTTCGAAGATGTTGCTCCTAGTTCAGCCATCTTTAACCGATAACACCGATCCAGCTTTACTAGACTTCGATGAAGAATTGGCTAGGAAACCGAAAAGCCTTTCCTCTACTTTGCAAAAGTTGTATCTTTGGGAAAAAAAGCTCTATAATGAAGTAAAG GCCGAGGAGAAGATACGGGTAGCTTATGACAAGAAATCCCGTAAGTTGAAACGACTTGATGAACGGGGTGCTGAAGCTACTAAAGTTGATTCAACCCGGAATATAATCAGGAGCCTATCTACAAAGTTACGAATTGCAATTCAAGTTGTTGATAAGATATCCGTGACAATCAATAAGATCAGGGATGATGAACTATGGCCGCTGCTCAATGAACTGATTGAAGG GTTAAGCAGAATGTGGAAATGTATGCTCAAATGCCATCGAAATCAGTATGAGGTGATCAGAGAAGCCAAAGCTTTAGGTTCTATTGGATCGCGCAAAAAGCTCAGCGATGACCATCTTACAGCTACATTACAGCTCGAGCATGAACTTATTAGTTGGGCTCTAAGATTCTCTCGTTGGATAGGTGCACAAAAGGGTTACGTCAGGGCTTTGAATAATTGGCTTTTGAAATGTCTTTACTATGAACCCGAAGTGACCGATGATGGAATAGCTCCATTTTCACCTAGTCGGGTTGGTGCACCACTCATATTTGTAATATGTAATCAATGGTCACAAACAATGGATAGAATATCAGAACGGGAAGTGGTTAATTCGATGCGGATTTTTGCTATGAGTCTGTTCCAACTTTGGGAACACGATAAATCAGAAATGCATCGGAGAATGATGACTAATAAGGATTTAGAGAGACGGGGTATGAATCTGGATAGAGAGGATCAAAAGTTACAAAAAGAGATCCAAGCATTGGATAAACAAATGGTTTTGGTCTCTGGAGATGGTAATAGTCTGTCAGTTTCTGGACATGTCGTGTATCAGAGCGAGACTAGTAGTGGTAATTTGCAGGGGAGCTTACAGCGTATTTTTGAGGCAATGGAAAAGTTCAGTTCGGAGTCTTCTAAAGCTTATGAGGAGCTTTTGCAACGTGTTGAAGAAAGAACTGGTCAAGAACGTGAAAGAGTTTCATAG